In Rhizobium lusitanum, a genomic segment contains:
- a CDS encoding tripartite tricarboxylate transporter TctB family protein codes for MTTGNSPSTQTRRPDRAALAIAVFLAALAGLIFWDSSRLAKVASYSGIGPATIPFVIAGGLLFLSAWTVFAALRADFPVRERQEVAPVVWIVGGLAAQMLLLKPLGFSIATGLLFAATAAAFGKRKLWISIPLGIALCLGVWLIFSGLLQLSLPAGPLEHLFW; via the coding sequence GCCGCCCGGATCGGGCGGCGCTTGCCATTGCCGTCTTTCTCGCCGCCCTTGCGGGCCTGATCTTCTGGGACAGTTCACGGCTGGCGAAAGTTGCGAGCTATTCAGGCATCGGTCCTGCGACCATTCCTTTCGTGATCGCTGGCGGGCTGCTGTTCCTGTCCGCCTGGACTGTATTTGCCGCATTGCGCGCCGATTTCCCCGTGCGGGAACGTCAGGAAGTCGCACCCGTGGTCTGGATCGTCGGCGGTCTTGCTGCCCAGATGCTGCTGTTGAAGCCGCTGGGGTTTTCGATCGCGACCGGTCTGCTCTTTGCGGCGACCGCCGCCGCCTTCGGCAAGCGCAAGCTCTGGATATCAATCCCGCTCGGCATCGCGCTCTGTCTCGGGGTCTGGCTGATCTTCTCCGGACTGCTGCAGCTATCGCTTCCAGCCGGTCCGCTCGAACATCTATTTTGGTGA